From the Pseudomonas syringae KCTC 12500 genome, the window TGAAAGACCGCGGCCCGGCCCTGGAACCACAGGCGGTAATCCTGGCTGAAGTACTCGCTCATGCATTCGCCACCGCTGATGATTTCCATGGCGAAGATCCGCGAGGCCTGTGGCTGGCGGCGCGAGAACTCCATCTTGGCGCGAATATAGCGGGCCAGCGCCTCTGCCGGGTCGTCTTCGACGCTGAGGTGGTTGAAGGTGCTGTCCCACAAATCGATGATGTTGCTGAGCACCGCGACATACAGGCCGAGTTTGTTGGTGAAGTAGTAATGCAGATTGGCTTTTGGCAGCCCCGCCTTGATCGCGATGGTGTTCATGCTGGTGCCCTTGAAACCGTGGCGGGCAAATTCATCTTCGGCCGCCTGAATGATCGCTTCTTCGTTCTTCTGACGAATACGGCTTGCAGGCTTGGTGACGTGAGCGCTGTGTGCGGGGACTTCAAGGGTCATGGGCAATTCCGGACAGGTCGTAGGGCGCGACGGATGAACAGATAGCGCACCGGCGAGCATCTCGCAAGCGTCGGTGCGGGCGCGGCATGCAAAGTTATCGTGGTTGCTCCACAGGTTCGGGTTCCGGCACGTCGTCGGTCGTAGCGGCGGCGACTTTGCTTTCCGGAATCAGCAGGCACATGACAATGGCCGTGATACCGCCGCTGGTGATGGCCGAATCGAACAGGTTCTGCACCAGTTTCGGCAATTGATGCAGCAGCGCAGGCTGCGACGCAATGCCCAGACCGACACCCAATGACGTCGCAATGATCAGCATGCTGCGTCGGTCGAGCGGCGACTGGGCCAGAATGCGTACACCGGCCGCCGCGACGCTGCCGAACATGACCAGCGTTGCGCCGCCGAGCACCGGCTTAGGGATCTGCTGAACGATGGCACCAATGTGCGGAAACAGCCCGAGCACGAACAGCACCGCGCCGATGTACAGCCCGACGTAGCGACTGGCAACGCCGGTCAACTGGATCACACCGTTGTTTTGCGCAAAGGTGGTATTGGGAAATGCGCTGAAGGTCGCGGCGATCATGCAGCTGACGCCATCGCCCAGTACGCCGCCCTTGAGGCGGGCCAGGTAGCTCGGGCCGCTGATGGGCTGGCGCGCGAGCATGCAATTGGCGGTCAGGTCGCCGACCGTTTCGATGCTGCTGATCAGATAAATCAGCGCGACAGGCAGGAAAGCGCTCCAGTCGAAATTGAAGCCGAAGCGGAAGGGCATCGGAACGCTGATCAATGGCAGGTCGTGAAGGGGTTGCGGCACCAGTTTGCCGCTGAACCACGCGGCCAGACTGCCGACCGCCAGGCCGATGATGATGGCTGACAAACGTACCCAGGGCGTAGTCGAGCGATTGAGCACAATGATCACGGCCAGCACGAACGCGCCCAGCGCCAGATTCACCGGGGCGCCAAAGTCCGGCGCGTCGAAGCCGCCGCCCAGGTCTGTCACGCCCACCTTGATCAGGCTCACACCAATCAGCGTGATGACAATGCCGGTCACCAGCGGCGTGATGACCCTTCGCAACTGGCTAATGCAGCGACTCAGTGCGATCTGCACCAGCGCACCGAAAAAGCACACGCCGAAGATCATCGCCATGATGTCCTCCGGGCTGCCGCCGCGCTGCTTGACCAGAAAGCCTGCGGACAACACGGCGCCCAGGAACGCGAAGCTGGTGCCTTGCAGGCAGATCATGCCCGCGCCGATACCGAACGGGCGGCGCGCCTGGATGAACGTACCGGTGCCCGAGACCATCAAGGCCATGCTGATCAGGTACGGCATGTATTGGGTCAGGCCGAGGGTCGAGCCGATGATCAGGGGCGGAGTGATGATCCCCACGAAGCTGGCGAGAACGTGCTGGAACGCAGCCAATAGGGCCGTCCAGGGTTTGGGGCGATCGTTCAGGCCGTAGATCAGATCATCGTTGTCGAGTGTTTCAGGCTGCATGGCGAGGTCTCGGACGGGGAAATGCCATGTGCTGGCGTGTCATTGTTCGGGACTACTGCAAAAAGCTGTCCAGTTGCTCAGGTTATTTTTATTTGAGTCCGGTTATTTCAATAAATATCAGCTTGATAGCGCTTTCAAACCGCGCTGCAGCGTCGTCGAAGCGGCCAGTTACCGGGCACAAATGTGTCATCGGGTAGCGGCAAGTGTTTCCAGAAAGCTCTCCAGCACCAAATGAGGGCGCCGGCCTTTGCGGGTGACGGTCACCAGGTTGAGGTCGTAGAACTTCGAATCCGGTTTCAATGCGCGCAGCCTGCCTTCCTGCACCCAGGCATTGGCGTAATGATCGGGCAGGTAGCCTATGTAGCGACCGGTCAGAATCAGGAAGGCGATACCTTCCCGGTCAGACGCGCTGGCCGTGCAGGTCAGTGCCTGATAGTGGTCCTGAACATCGTTGGGCAGGCGAAAGGTCGGAGCGATGGCTTCCTGTTGTGCGAGGCGTGCGTCATCCAGCGCGGCATTGTCGGCGTAAAAGAGCGGATGCCCGACCGCGCAGTAGAGCAGCGAGCGCTCGCTGTATAAAGAATGATACTCAAGCCCCGGCAAAGCACTGGCCTGCGGCACGACACCGACATGCAGGCCGCCGTCGAGTACACCGCGCTCGACTTCGGCGGGGGCAATCATGCGGATGTTGATGTGCACGCCCGGCCCGCGCTCTTTCAGTCGAGCCAGGGCGTGTGTAATGCGCATGTGGGGGAGGGTGACCAGATTGTCGGTCAGGCCGATGTTCAGTTCGCCGCGCAGGTTCTGGTGCAGGCCGTTGACCTCTGTCCTGAAGCTTTCCAGCGCGCTGAGCAGTTGCAAAGACGACTGATAGACTTCGCGCCCCTCGTCGGTCAGTGAAAAACCGG encodes:
- a CDS encoding TetR/AcrR family transcriptional regulator, producing MTLEVPAHSAHVTKPASRIRQKNEEAIIQAAEDEFARHGFKGTSMNTIAIKAGLPKANLHYYFTNKLGLYVAVLSNIIDLWDSTFNHLSVEDDPAEALARYIRAKMEFSRRQPQASRIFAMEIISGGECMSEYFSQDYRLWFQGRAAVFQAWIDAGKMDTVDPVHLIFLLWGSTQHYADFASQICRVTGRSRLTRQDMDQASNNLIRIILKGCGLTPPAL
- a CDS encoding uracil-xanthine permease family protein gives rise to the protein MQPETLDNDDLIYGLNDRPKPWTALLAAFQHVLASFVGIITPPLIIGSTLGLTQYMPYLISMALMVSGTGTFIQARRPFGIGAGMICLQGTSFAFLGAVLSAGFLVKQRGGSPEDIMAMIFGVCFFGALVQIALSRCISQLRRVITPLVTGIVITLIGVSLIKVGVTDLGGGFDAPDFGAPVNLALGAFVLAVIIVLNRSTTPWVRLSAIIIGLAVGSLAAWFSGKLVPQPLHDLPLISVPMPFRFGFNFDWSAFLPVALIYLISSIETVGDLTANCMLARQPISGPSYLARLKGGVLGDGVSCMIAATFSAFPNTTFAQNNGVIQLTGVASRYVGLYIGAVLFVLGLFPHIGAIVQQIPKPVLGGATLVMFGSVAAAGVRILAQSPLDRRSMLIIATSLGVGLGIASQPALLHQLPKLVQNLFDSAITSGGITAIVMCLLIPESKVAAATTDDVPEPEPVEQPR
- a CDS encoding LysR family transcriptional regulator encodes the protein MNIRRSDPVSQVSDFDIRLLRLFKSVVEAGGFSAAESVLGIGRSAISQQMSDLEQRLGLRLCQRGRAGFSLTDEGREVYQSSLQLLSALESFRTEVNGLHQNLRGELNIGLTDNLVTLPHMRITHALARLKERGPGVHINIRMIAPAEVERGVLDGGLHVGVVPQASALPGLEYHSLYSERSLLYCAVGHPLFYADNAALDDARLAQQEAIAPTFRLPNDVQDHYQALTCTASASDREGIAFLILTGRYIGYLPDHYANAWVQEGRLRALKPDSKFYDLNLVTVTRKGRRPHLVLESFLETLAATR